The proteins below are encoded in one region of Shewanella algae:
- the nudE gene encoding ADP compounds hydrolase NudE: MTERQKKPEILHTEVVARSRLFQIEQVHLRFSNQEERHYERMKGASRGAVMVVPVLNGEWLLLGSEYAAGTHNYELGFPKGLIDPGETAAEAANRELQEEIGYGARKLTKLKELSLAPGYFASKMQIFLAEDLYESRLEGDEPEPIELVPWPLERWQELLDMNDFSEGRSVSALFLAMKQLKLTESP; encoded by the coding sequence ATGACAGAGCGGCAGAAGAAGCCGGAAATATTGCACACCGAAGTTGTTGCCCGCAGTCGTCTGTTTCAAATAGAACAGGTACATCTGCGTTTCTCCAATCAAGAGGAACGCCACTACGAACGGATGAAAGGCGCCAGCCGCGGCGCCGTGATGGTGGTGCCGGTTCTCAATGGTGAATGGTTACTGCTGGGCAGCGAGTATGCCGCGGGTACCCATAACTATGAGCTGGGATTCCCCAAGGGACTGATCGACCCGGGAGAGACAGCCGCCGAAGCCGCCAACCGTGAATTGCAGGAAGAGATAGGCTATGGCGCCCGCAAACTGACTAAACTGAAAGAGTTAAGCCTGGCTCCTGGGTATTTCGCCAGTAAGATGCAGATTTTCCTGGCCGAAGATCTCTACGAGAGTCGCCTGGAAGGCGATGAGCCTGAACCGATAGAACTGGTTCCCTGGCCCCTGGAGCGTTGGCAAGAACTGCTGGATATGAATGATTTTTCAGAAGGACGCAGCGTCAGCGCCTTGTTTTTGGCGATGAAACAGCTGAAACTGACTGAGTCAC
- a CDS encoding type II secretion system protein N, translating into MKLISKIILCVLIYLAFMLALFPARLAVSLAPLPANLQLGGVSGTIWSGSIDVVKLQQRQLEQLSWELSPWALLTGRAKLDFQLGSRASAVNAKGQVTLAAGGISAEKLRFEAPAEFLMAGSRLPFRTQVSGDISVLLDTLAQGQPWCEALSGKVFLNRVGIRNQFGQYPLGDIELGLQCVAGQVQLATDEEKNAIGVAGTLLLKANEQLEVKARIRETQAQSEDLKKALPFLGKRDAQGYFPINYNGKIPGL; encoded by the coding sequence TTGAAACTGATTAGTAAAATAATACTCTGTGTGCTGATCTACCTGGCGTTTATGCTGGCACTCTTCCCTGCACGCTTGGCGGTTTCGCTGGCCCCCCTGCCGGCCAATTTGCAGCTTGGCGGTGTCAGCGGCACCATCTGGAGTGGCAGTATTGATGTGGTTAAGTTGCAGCAACGTCAGTTGGAGCAACTGAGTTGGGAGCTCAGCCCCTGGGCGCTGCTGACCGGCAGAGCCAAACTGGACTTCCAACTGGGCAGCCGCGCCAGTGCCGTCAATGCCAAGGGCCAAGTCACCTTGGCTGCCGGCGGTATCAGCGCCGAGAAGCTGCGTTTTGAAGCTCCGGCCGAGTTTTTAATGGCCGGCAGTCGTCTGCCATTTCGCACTCAGGTAAGCGGTGATATCTCAGTGTTGCTCGACACCCTGGCGCAGGGGCAGCCTTGGTGTGAGGCGCTCAGTGGCAAAGTCTTTCTCAACCGGGTCGGCATCAGGAATCAGTTTGGCCAGTATCCTTTGGGAGACATAGAACTCGGCCTGCAGTGTGTTGCCGGTCAGGTGCAACTGGCGACTGATGAAGAGAAAAACGCCATAGGCGTGGCTGGCACCTTGCTGCTCAAGGCTAATGAACAACTTGAGGTCAAGGCCCGCATTCGTGAGACTCAGGCTCAGTCTGAAGATCTAAAAAAAGCTTTGCCATTTCTGGGCAAGCGAGATGCCCAGGGATATTTCCCTATCAATTACAACGGCAAGATCCCGGGCCTTTAA
- a CDS encoding type II secretion system protein M has protein sequence MENLRNWWESLAQREQQLVAAMAVIVAVGILYWGIWTPISNAEQKAQNSLNAQTQMLSFVKQTANKIAGIKQSGNRPALKGSLSTVVTQSAASYDLEITRMAPQGKQIQIWMDEVPFDSLISYLGDLVQKQGLSLDSLDLAEGDSPGMVKVRRIQLSQS, from the coding sequence ATGGAAAATTTGCGTAACTGGTGGGAATCACTGGCACAGAGGGAGCAACAGCTGGTCGCTGCCATGGCGGTGATAGTGGCTGTTGGTATCCTTTACTGGGGGATCTGGACACCGATAAGCAATGCCGAGCAGAAGGCGCAGAATAGCCTCAATGCTCAGACCCAGATGCTCAGCTTTGTGAAACAGACGGCCAATAAGATTGCCGGTATTAAACAGAGCGGTAATAGACCGGCTCTCAAGGGGAGTCTCAGCACAGTGGTGACCCAGAGCGCCGCCAGCTATGACCTGGAGATCACCCGCATGGCACCGCAGGGAAAACAGATCCAGATCTGGATGGATGAAGTGCCCTTCGATAGCCTGATCTCCTATCTTGGTGATCTGGTACAGAAACAGGGCTTGTCGCTGGATAGCCTGGATCTGGCCGAAGGTGATAGCCCTGGCATGGTGAAAGTCAGACGAATCCAGTTATCTCAGTCGTAA